The region GCATGCCAGACATGGTGGTATGGGTGTACGCGATGCCAAGGCAGGATCGAAGTTGGACGGCACCGGGTTCGAAAATGAACATATCGGACACACCCATGTTGCGCTTGCTGGAGGCGGGGGCGCGGGGCTACTATGTCGCGGCGGGGTGGAAGACGAGACGGAAGCGACCTGTGGATTGGAGGGCACCGAGCTACCACGCGACAACTGCTTCAAAGGCTTCGGGTAGAGGGTGATCTTGGGTGAGGACTTGAGGAACCCGGCCTGTACGGTATCAGTCATGGTCTCCATTCGCCTGGAATCCTACATACATAAAAGTCGGCTTTCTCGACATCTTTCAGAAATATAGCAACCGAGTTCTTACGTGGCTCGTTGTGGTCTACATAGCAGACGCGGTGCGAGGTCAGGTAGGACTGGCCATTTTGATACTCGGGTATCTTGAATTTGCTATACACCGGGTCAGTTCACGAGCACGCGATAGCAACACATGCGCATACCCCTCATAGAGCCCGACTTGATCTTGGACAAAAAGCAGCGTCTCCTCCGGCAGGAGCGACGGGCGCAGTGCGGTAGTGAGGTCGAGCTGATGCAAGAACATTCAGACCATCTGGCAGTGAAGAGTGCGAACAGCCATCACTCGGAATGGGGCATCGTGGTCCCATTCCATAGCACCCCGGGCGGCAGTCGTCATGGGCCAGGCGCTAGTCTCGATACGCGCTAGTCACGTGCCAAGGGCGTAGAAGGAACCATGGTAACAAGGAGCCTGGTCCGCCGTCGCTTCACCCTCTCACCCACACGACGACTGTAGATTCCCGCGCGCGCACGTCTGTTGCGACTCACTCCCCTCCAACTGCAATACTCACCCACAGTCTATCTCTGCCTTGCCTGACTATCTGTCACATGTCTTTTCCCTCGGCCACAGTGGCGTGGTCGCGTTCGATGCAACAGCCCGCCTACAACGCAGTCACTCCACGCACCACACTCCAGCCTCAACCTGCACCTGCACCTGTTAGTTCCTACACACTACCGACAGTATCAGCCGGTGCTCACACGCAAATGCAGTCCACTATGGCGCCCGAAGCGCCCAAGAAGAAGGTCGAGTGGCCTCCTGCTGTGCGCGAGTACGTTAGACGTGCCTTCGATCCCAACAACGCGATCCCGGGCATCTCCCTAGAGGACATGCAGGTGCGCCTGAAGGAGACCATCGGCTGGTTTGCCGAGCGTAACTCGCACGATACCGTCGACTGGCCCAACTTCCCCTTGCCTCAGCAGCTTCTCCGTGATGAGCGTAGGAAAGCAGCGGCACTCGGTACACCTGCCCATGGTATCGCCGACAGCGTACACCCCGCATACATGAATGGCTCATCCCAACACACTAACCAAAATTCACCACAATCAAAGAAGCGCAATGCTGCAGATGCGCAAGACGAGCAAGCCCAAGCCATCCCACCCTGGCGTAACACTAACCTAGCCTCCCGTATGACCTATGCCGACGACCACAACGGCAAACGCCAGAAGAAGAATGCTCTCGCCAACGCCTCAAGTAAGTTTGATCAGGCTGAGCTCGACAAGCGACGACAACGCTTTCAGCTCGGCAGCAACGGCACCAAGACGACGCCACCCTGGGGCTCGCCGCGTAAAGACGAAGACGAAATGCCCACCGGACCCGTTGTCGGAACCAACGAGTGCCTCGAAAAGAGCTATTTCCGTTTGACCGCACCTCCCAAGGCGGAGACAGTCCGTCCACTCCACGTCCTCAAGAAGACTTTGGCCATGCTCGTGGAAAAGTGGAAGGCGGATAAGAACTACAACTACATCTGTAATCAGTTCAAGTCCCTCCGCCAGGATCTTACTGTCCAGCACATCAAGAATGCCTTCACGGTCAAGGTGTACGAGATCCATGCGCGGATATCGTTAGAAAAGGGGGATTTGGGTGAGTATAATCAGTGCCAGACGCAGCTGAAGGCATTGTATGCGCAGAACCTGGGCGGCAACCCTGCCGAGTTCAAAGCGTATCGCATTCTTTATTTCGTTTACACGTGCAACAAGACCGACATGAACGACATGTTGGCAGAATTAACCCTCGCAGACAAATCCCACAAGTGGATTAAGCATGCTCTTGACGTTCGATCTTCACTTGCGCTCGGCAACTATCACAAGTTTTTCCGACTTTACCTCGAAGCAGAGAACATGGGCGCTTACCTCATGGACATGTTCGTCGAGCGTGAGCGCCTCAACGCTCTGGCTAATATTTCCAAAGGGCGCGTGAGCCGATTCAGTTATATATAGCTGCTAACACGATGCAGATACGTAAATGTCACTCTCCGTTTCCTCACTGATGAACTCGGCTTCGACAACGATGTAACATGTCGTGAATTCCTCGAATCGCAGGGCGCACAAGGCGTCATAGAAGACAAGGGCGACAAGCAGTATCGCGTCAAGATCCGAGAAGTGGCGCAACTATTCGAGCAGCGTCGTGCAGCGGCATTCAGCAAAGTAGACATTAAAGGCCAAATATGAGTCGACATTCACGCACACGACACGTTTCCCGTTTCCAGCTTCTGAAATATTTCCTTCACCGATTGGAGTGGTTGGTCTACACATTTATGGTACGTCACACATGCCTGAACGGCTGTCTCGAGCAGCGGTTTCCCGGTGTCAGTGAGGTTGTTTTTTTTGAACATTTCTTAGTCGGAAGGCGGGGGCGCCGTTGATGCGTTGGATGCGAGGATGCTTCTGGTCTATTTCTCATGCGTTTGATGTCTCAGATGAGACGTGGACAGTCGGTGCGCACTGGTGGCTGTTTGGTACGTCACGGGCTTGCCAGGAAAAGTGGTTTCAGAAACAAATTGGGGTATATGGAGAGTGGAGGTTATTTCGAAGAGATTACATGCGCGTGTCCCTGTATCCGCGTCGGTACGTCGGAGCAGACGAGTAAGCAGCGGGTCAAGAGGATGGATCACGACAgcggagaagaagattcGGGCATTGCCGGCATTGCAAAAGTTGATTGTTCTGGTTGTGGCTTGGATGGACTTGTTTGTGGGTCCCGTCACGAGATGGAGGCGGCGGTGCCGGATAGCCAATCATATGCATGAAGCTTGGCTTGGGGCTGTGATTGGACAGGAAGCAAATGTTCACGGCGGTTGACGCTATAATAGTAAGCCAGACTAGAGGGCGTTTTGAAGTAGTGGTTGAATGCATTGGTTGAAGAAACATTGCTTGGGCGTGGGAACGGCACGGTCAAATGTAGGAAAAGCGGTGATTGTGGCATGGTGTTGTGGACGGGCCAGGGCGGCAAGCATCAACCTGGGCTCACACGAGTGTTTCCCCAAAGTACCGTGCAGGGCATGGCAGGGCAGACGTCAACGGGTATGCGCTCGCATGGCCACGATGGCCGTTCATGCAATGCAAAGAAAAGCCAGCCGACGTTGGCTTTGTCCGCTAGTGTGTGTTTGTGATTGGCTGTGGGGACATAAATGCAGTGCTGAGAGCTGACAGAGGCGAGGAGCGAGTTATGAAGCTGCAGCTAGTCGAGTGGCAGGCTGATGGTGTGGACTGGTGCCGACGCCGCTGCAGCCTTCTTTTGAATCTGACGGGTGCTACCATGGCTATCATGTATCAGTATGCAAGGAGAAAGGCAGACATGATTTGAAATTTGGTCCAACAAAGGTGGCGCCGTCTGGTCGCATGGTCGTTTGTTCGCAATGCCGTGCAAGGTGGCCGCCCAACCATCCGTCACCCGGTCATAGCACGACAGCTCAAAGTGTGCCCAAAGACGGGCGGTTGGCCAAGTAGGGCTGGGATCCCTCGCAGTCTCTCATTTCGTAGCAGCTGTACCTGACGACGACTGCTCGAGTACTTTCAAGGGCCGGGGCACGACTCACGACTCAGCTCCATTGACCATCACCCGCCGCGTAGTCGCCCCCGCAGACGCCGCATTCCCTGTCGCCAGTCATAGTCAATACCTAGCAGTGGCAGCCCGGCAGCCGCCTAAAACATCACAACCGTGTGTGCATACCTCATAACCTCACCCTACTACCGTTGTTCCAACTTCCATTCACTCCCACTTGCACCTCTCACGCCCCGCACCCGCCGCACAAGCCGCATTCACTGCGCAGCGTCGCCCACAATGAAGGTAAGGCTTGCTTTTCCCGTGCCCGCAACAGCGGCGCAAATGCGCCGGTCGAGTCAAGGCCCGCCTGCATACGTGCACGTACTAACCGTCATGCCTAGTTCCGCAGGAGCATCAAGAGCGACAAGGACAACCGCCCGCACCACATCTCCATCCCCCCCAAGGACGCAATCGCCATTGTCCCGCCGAAGAAGGTAAGCACCCGGCCGCTTGTTGTTTATCCCCTTGGGCGCCACGCTAACACCGTCATCTCATTTCAGGTCATAAAAGCCCTATACGATTACAAGCCCACCGACACCAGCCCAAACTCGGTCTACCTCGCCTTCTCCCAGGGCGACTTTTTGCACGTCGTCGGCCGCGAAGACGACAGCGACTGGTACGAAGCCTGCAATCCGCTGCACGGCACCCGTGGACTGGTACCTGTCTCGTACTTTGAGGGTATTGGTAAGACAGTGCGCGACAGTGGTGGCTCTGCGCCGCCCTCCTCCGCAACacaacaacaccaacaacccCACGACTCGGGCTACCAGGAGCGCATTACTTCTCCCCACCACGCGCCCACGCAACCGTCGGCGCACGACATCATGACGCAGCAAATGCGCATGTCGCGCTCCGCTAAGACGACGGGCGCCATGGTCTACGGCATCGTCATCTACGACTTCAAGGCCGAGCGGCCCGATGAGCTCGAGGCCAAGGAGGGCGAAGCTATCATCGTCATTGCCCAGTCAAATCCAGAGTGGTTCGTCGCAAAGCCCATAACCCGCCTCGGGGGCCCTGGTCTCATTCCAGTGTCCTTTATCGAGATCCGCGACATGACAACGGGTGAGGCTGTTGCTGACACACAAGCCGCTGTCACGGCCGCGGGCGTGCCCAAGGTTGAGGAATGGAAGAAGATGGCGGCAGACTACAAGAACGGCAGCATACCACTTGGCAAGCTCGAGACAAACTCTGGGCAGTCGCTGCAGCAGGGCATGGAGCGCATGAGTGTCAAAAGCCAACCTACGGGCCACGGCAAGGCTGGCTCGGTACGACACGTCAACCCCCGCGCGACGACCCTTGCTGACAGAAAACAGATCTCACACTCGCGCAACGGTTCCATGGCCCAATCACGAGGCCAGTACCGCACATCCGACAACCTTCTTGCGCCCATCAAGGCATGCGTGCCGCGCTACTGCTTTGCCGACGACATCTTTTGGTTCATCATCGAATGCCAAATGGAGGACGGCCGCCACTGGGAGCTGCAGCGCCTATACCAAGATTTCTACGACCTGCAAATACAGCTGATAGCCACCTACCCGGTCGAGGCGGGCACAAGCGGCGCTGGAGAGCGGACACTGCCTTTCATGCCCGGCCCTGTCACCTACGTCACCGACAACATCTCAAACGGCCGCCGCGCAAACCTCGACGAATACATCAAGAACCTGCTGAAGCTGGGACCACACATCACCCAGGGCCACCTCGTCAAGGGCTTCTTCGCGCCACGGCAAGGCGACTACGAAATCGACCCCGACGTCGTCGCTGCGGAAGAATACCGCCTCTCTCAGCAATCGCACCAGTCATCGAATCTTTCCCAAGGCACGAGCAGACAATCCTCGGCCGACCAACTACAAGCCACCACACCCGTCACACCCTTTTCCACTGGCTCAAACTACGGTGGCTCCCACCAGCGCGGCCAATCGACCGCCTCGGCAGCATACTCGACCAACCTCAACCCGCCCCCTATAAACCATGCTCACACATCTGTCTCGACTGCAACTGGAACTAATTCAGCTCTTAAGATCAAAGTCTGGTTCGAGGAAGACAACTGTGTCGTTATCCGCATGCCCCTTTCGCTTAGATTCTCGGACCTCTACAATAAGCTTGTGGAGCGCAGGAAGATGGAGCGCCCCggcgaggaagaggaggagtTGTTCATCGATTACAAGGACGAACAAGAGGGTAAATTCTACCCAATTGAAAACGACGAGGATCTGCAAATTGCGGTTGAGCGGAATCCCAAGCTGACGTTGACTGTCTCCACTCGGCGGTAGTGGTGATTGGGGCCAAAGGTATGACATTTTACTTCTACTAATTGCGTTGCTATATTTTGTTCTCTTCAATGGCGGCCGGAGCACTCTGATGGGTCACGGCAATTGCTTCATGCCCGCTACGGCGCTTTCTTTTCGTGCTTTCGGCGTTGCAAAAGGGTCCAAGGGTCCAGGACTTCCGAGGGCGGATAAGGCGTTTACGGAGTCTCTGGAACGACGACTGCATGATGGAAAACGGTTTCGATATTTTGCTTTGGTTTTCCGTGGATCTGTAACAAGTGCGTCATTACATGGGACAAGGGTGTCGCGTACTCGACCATGTCAGGGTTTTGGATGATACACGACGGGGCGGATCATGGCGGAGTCTTTTTTGATGAGGTGAGGCTCAGGGGCGAGCAGATGTGAGGGAGGGGAGGAGAAACATGGGCAGAATGAGACATCTACCTACACATTTCGCCATTTGACCGTAATCTTGGCATTTGCATGTGCGCACCGTTGATCTACATAATGTGGGGAGCTATGTGCATCTCCGGGGGCTACTACATGGATACTAGACTCCCCGGCATACTACCGCTTGTCACTCAGCCGGCTCTACCCACGCGCATGCCATGCGCCTAGTTTAGAGTCGTCGTTCAGCCGCATATACCCATATCAGACCGTGTTTGGTTGCGCAGAAGAAAGAGTGTGCGAGTGATCGGCCAATGATGACGCGTTGTGGCTGCTCGGGGCGTGTTGCTCCGACGTCGGTGTTTGATGACCGGTCAACCATCTCCACACGCTAAAGTTTTAGATGATATCTGCCCAACGGCCTGCTCAGAATTCCACC is a window of Pyrenophora tritici-repentis strain M4 chromosome 2, whole genome shotgun sequence DNA encoding:
- a CDS encoding SAC3, Nuclear protein export factor; translation: MAPEAPKKKVEWPPAVREYVRRAFDPNNAIPGISLEDMQVRLKETIGWFAERNSHDTVDWPNFPLPQQLLRDERRKAAALGTPAHGIADSVHPAYMNGSSQHTNQNSPQSKKRNAADAQDEQAQAIPPWRNTNLASRMTYADDHNGKRQKKNALANASSKFDQAELDKRRQRFQLGSNGTKTTPPWGSPRKDEDEMPTGPVVGTNECLEKSYFRLTAPPKAETVRPLHVLKKTLAMLVEKWKADKNYNYICNQFKSLRQDLTVQHIKNAFTVKVYEIHARISLEKGDLGEYNQCQTQLKALYAQNLGGNPAEFKAYRILYFVYTCNKTDMNDMLAELTLADKSHKWIKHALDVRSSLALGNYHKFFRLYLEAENMGAYLMDIYVNVTLRFLTDELGFDNDVTCREFLESQGAQGVIEDKGDKQYRVKIREVAQLFEQRRAAAFSKVDIKGQI
- a CDS encoding SH3-1 multi-domain protein; its protein translation is MKFRRSIKSDKDNRPHHISIPPKDAIAIVPPKKVIKALYDYKPTDTSPNSVYLAFSQGDFLHVVGREDDSDWYEACNPLHGTRGLVPVSYFEGIGKTVRDSGGSAPPSSATQQHQQPHDSGYQERITSPHHAPTQPSAHDIMTQQMRMSRSAKTTGAMVYGIVIYDFKAERPDELEAKEGEAIIVIAQSNPEWFVAKPITRLGGPGLIPVSFIEIRDMTTGEAVADTQAAVTAAGVPKVEEWKKMAADYKNGSIPLGKLETNSGQSLQQGMERMSVKSQPTGHGKAGSISHSRNGSMAQSRGQYRTSDNLLAPIKACVPRYCFADDIFWFIIECQMEDGRHWELQRLYQDFYDLQIQLIATYPVEAGTSGAGERTLPFMPGPVTYVTDNISNGRRANLDEYIKNLLKLGPHITQGHLVKGFFAPRQGDYEIDPDVVAAEEYRLSQQSHQSSNLSQGTSRQSSADQLQATTPVTPFSTGSNYGGSHQRGQSTASAAYSTNLNPPPINHAHTSVSTATGTNSALKIKVWFEEDNCVVIRMPLSLRFSDLYNKLVERRKMERPGEEEEELFIDYKDEQEGKFYPIENDEDLQIAVERNPKLTLTVSTRR